One window from the genome of Rhodothermales bacterium encodes:
- a CDS encoding pantoate--beta-alanine ligase, which produces MKVISDVDEMRRLALASRKRGNDVALVPTMGALHAGHLSLLSLAREAAPVVIVSVFVNPSQFGPNEDFGRYPRDLAGDLKRLGEAGGVDAVFAPTVDDIYANGVSSQVIRVVPRSLTDHLCGPFRPGHFEGVTTIVAKLFNSCMPTVAVFGRKDAQQFVIVRRMALDLNFGIEIVGGPTVREPDGLALSSRNKYLNEEARAQATVLHDAVSTAQRLILEGESNPVAVVDAMKACVALAPLAKLQYAEVVDAESLQPMSTLSAGDHVVAAVAVHFGETRLIDNVFERVPENRRARR; this is translated from the coding sequence ATGAAAGTCATCAGCGATGTTGACGAGATGCGCAGGTTAGCACTTGCATCTCGCAAGCGCGGTAACGACGTAGCCCTGGTACCAACCATGGGTGCACTCCACGCCGGGCACCTGTCGCTTCTGTCCCTGGCCCGTGAAGCGGCTCCTGTCGTAATAGTGTCCGTGTTCGTCAATCCGTCGCAGTTTGGACCGAATGAAGACTTCGGAAGGTATCCTCGTGACCTGGCCGGCGATCTGAAGAGGTTGGGAGAAGCGGGAGGTGTTGACGCCGTGTTTGCGCCAACGGTCGACGACATCTATGCCAACGGCGTGTCGTCACAGGTGATACGCGTGGTGCCCCGGTCGTTGACGGATCATCTATGCGGGCCGTTTCGTCCCGGCCACTTCGAAGGCGTGACGACCATCGTCGCGAAGCTGTTCAACTCGTGTATGCCAACCGTCGCCGTATTTGGACGGAAGGATGCACAGCAGTTTGTGATCGTCCGAAGGATGGCACTCGATCTGAACTTCGGTATCGAGATTGTTGGTGGTCCAACCGTTCGAGAGCCGGACGGGTTGGCTCTCTCATCGAGAAACAAGTACCTGAACGAGGAGGCTCGAGCGCAGGCGACCGTATTGCATGATGCGGTCTCTACAGCGCAGAGGCTCATTCTCGAAGGCGAGTCGAATCCCGTGGCTGTGGTGGACGCTATGAAAGCGTGTGTTGCGTTGGCTCCACTGGCGAAATTGCAATATGCCGAAGTGGTTGACGCGGAATCCTTGCAGCCGATGTCGACGCTGTCCGCCGGCGATCACGTGGTTGCCGCCGTGGCCGTCCATTTTGGAGAGACGCGCCTGATTGATAATGTCTTTGAGCGCGTGCCGGAGAATCGACGGGCCCGCCGATAG